One genomic region from Jilunia laotingensis encodes:
- a CDS encoding class I SAM-dependent methyltransferase — protein sequence MDTTILTADKDPMGAAIADYFTHHKANKLRVFSSQFDEDEIPVKQLFRTAATMPILERTALEIANGNILDVGAGSGCHALALQEMGKKVCAIDISPLSIETMKQRGVYNTRLINLFDEQFTETFDTILMLMNGSGIIGRLEKMPDFFKRMKQLLRPGGCILMDSSDLSYLYEDEDGSFEVNLMGDYYGEIDFQMQYKDIKGNPFEWLYVDFQTLSLYASEHGFKSELVKEGKHYDYLAKISRIND from the coding sequence ATGGATACAACCATACTCACTGCCGATAAAGATCCCATGGGAGCAGCTATAGCCGATTATTTCACCCATCATAAAGCTAATAAACTACGTGTCTTCTCATCACAATTCGATGAAGACGAGATACCAGTCAAGCAATTATTCCGTACAGCAGCAACAATGCCTATATTGGAACGTACGGCATTAGAAATTGCCAATGGAAATATTCTGGACGTTGGTGCAGGCAGTGGTTGCCACGCTCTTGCACTTCAAGAAATGGGTAAGAAAGTATGTGCCATCGATATCTCTCCCCTTTCTATTGAAACGATGAAGCAACGTGGTGTATACAACACTCGGCTTATCAATTTGTTCGATGAACAATTCACTGAAACATTCGATACCATTTTAATGCTGATGAATGGATCAGGCATTATCGGACGATTGGAAAAAATGCCCGATTTCTTCAAAAGAATGAAGCAATTGCTTCGCCCCGGTGGTTGCATATTAATGGATTCAAGCGATTTAAGCTATCTTTACGAAGATGAAGATGGTAGCTTTGAGGTCAATCTTATGGGTGATTATTATGGAGAGATTGACTTTCAGATGCAATATAAAGATATAAAAGGAAACCCTTTCGAATGGCTATACGTTGACTTTCAAACACTCAGCCTCTACGCTTCCGAACACGGGTTCAAATCTGAACTTGTAAAAGAGGGAAAACATTACGACTATTTGGCTAAAATAAGTCGGATTAACGATTAA
- a CDS encoding tyrosine-type recombinase/integrase, giving the protein MATFILRCKEEKGTANVYVRVHSNKPKINLCVSTCLSVDIETWNKSQKDVKQMLKFRKEDPQLWNKLDSISAMLESFVKQEIAITSEIAKERIHSIVYAEQIAAEKERAEAEAKALEEEQATNFNDFISQFIRECETGKRKKKGGTTNVAPGTIKSYKGFQSQLKEYQETRLRVIDFTDLTLDFYNDFRLFLTDKEYSPNTIARMVKICKTICYAAEQLKLMDAKNVRSGFDVIYKDVDNVYLTEERIQELYEYDLSNRPAWEKVKDVFVVGCLTGQRVSDYKRINSKMIVTLTDGNRYIKLKQEKTGNTVYIPLDYRVESILNKYKGELPKVYDQKINDHIKEIGEALGWTETVELEEQRGAMEYTAKKRFCDLLKTHTCRRSLATNMQKAGASLSSIMAITGHSSEQQLKTYLKLDESEKSMLAAKENYFTKLRIAK; this is encoded by the coding sequence ATGGCAACATTCATTTTACGGTGTAAAGAGGAAAAAGGTACTGCAAACGTCTATGTTCGGGTTCATTCCAACAAACCCAAAATAAACCTGTGTGTATCGACTTGTTTAAGCGTTGATATAGAGACGTGGAACAAATCACAAAAGGACGTAAAACAGATGCTTAAATTCCGAAAAGAAGATCCGCAGCTGTGGAATAAGCTGGATTCTATTTCCGCAATGCTGGAATCATTCGTGAAGCAAGAAATAGCAATCACTTCGGAAATAGCAAAAGAACGTATTCACTCAATCGTGTACGCTGAACAAATCGCAGCCGAGAAAGAGCGTGCCGAGGCTGAAGCTAAAGCTCTGGAAGAAGAACAGGCAACTAACTTCAATGATTTTATATCCCAGTTCATTCGTGAGTGCGAAACCGGGAAACGAAAGAAGAAAGGCGGTACAACCAATGTCGCACCTGGAACAATTAAAAGTTACAAGGGTTTTCAGAGCCAGCTCAAGGAATACCAAGAAACCCGGCTACGGGTGATTGACTTCACAGATTTGACATTGGACTTTTATAACGATTTTCGGCTATTCTTAACTGATAAAGAATATTCCCCGAATACTATTGCCCGAATGGTGAAGATATGCAAAACCATCTGCTATGCTGCCGAACAACTTAAACTTATGGATGCAAAGAACGTTCGTTCCGGTTTTGATGTAATTTACAAAGATGTTGACAACGTCTATCTAACAGAAGAACGCATACAGGAACTTTACGAGTATGACCTATCCAACCGTCCGGCATGGGAGAAAGTAAAAGATGTGTTTGTAGTTGGTTGCCTGACCGGGCAGCGTGTTAGTGATTATAAGCGTATCAATTCAAAGATGATTGTAACTCTGACTGATGGGAACCGTTACATCAAACTAAAGCAAGAAAAGACCGGGAACACGGTTTACATACCTTTGGACTATCGGGTAGAATCCATCCTCAATAAATATAAGGGTGAATTACCAAAGGTTTATGACCAAAAGATTAATGACCATATCAAAGAAATTGGAGAGGCTTTAGGTTGGACGGAGACAGTAGAATTAGAAGAACAGCGGGGAGCAATGGAGTACACCGCAAAGAAACGTTTCTGTGACCTCCTTAAAACTCACACGTGCCGGAGAAGTCTTGCAACCAATATGCAAAAAGCAGGAGCATCCCTTAGCTCCATCATGGCAATAACCGGGCATAGTAGCGAACAGCAGTTAAAAACATACCTCAAACTTGATGAATCGGAAAAGAGTATGCTTGCTGCAAAGGAGAACTACTTTACTAAGTTAAGGATAGCAAAGTGA
- a CDS encoding winged helix-turn-helix domain-containing protein — protein MEKSRIGENSGKVWHVLNNIKIISVHELCKVTNLATEDAMLAIGWLARENKIFIEKRGDNIYIRNGSESHFCFG, from the coding sequence ATGGAAAAATCTAGAATTGGAGAAAACTCAGGAAAAGTGTGGCATGTTCTCAATAATATAAAAATAATATCCGTACATGAGCTTTGTAAAGTCACCAATTTAGCAACAGAAGATGCAATGTTAGCCATAGGCTGGTTAGCTCGTGAGAATAAAATCTTCATTGAAAAAAGAGGAGATAACATTTATATCAGAAATGGTTCAGAATCTCACTTTTGCTTTGGCTAA
- a CDS encoding RusA family crossover junction endodeoxyribonuclease — protein sequence MEVEVIHGQIIAKANHYQAVPGKFGQKRIIKDEIIRAYERSFMEQCKVYRNRRISSRFRLFVRVWHSSERFDLDNSLKTLLDCLQMAGAIADDKLCYQIEAEKHLDKYRPRIEFAILEVNEQKQLFNN from the coding sequence ATGGAAGTAGAAGTAATACACGGTCAGATCATCGCCAAGGCCAACCATTACCAAGCCGTGCCGGGAAAGTTCGGGCAAAAGCGCATTATCAAGGACGAGATTATAAGGGCTTATGAGCGTTCTTTCATGGAACAATGCAAAGTGTATCGCAACAGGCGCATTTCAAGCCGTTTCCGGCTCTTTGTCCGGGTGTGGCATAGTTCGGAACGCTTCGACCTTGACAACTCGCTAAAGACGCTCCTCGATTGTCTGCAAATGGCAGGAGCGATAGCCGATGACAAACTTTGCTATCAGATTGAAGCGGAAAAGCATTTGGATAAATATCGCCCTCGTATTGAGTTTGCAATACTGGAAGTAAACGAGCAGAAACAACTTTTTAATAATTGA
- a CDS encoding excisionase family DNA-binding protein — protein sequence MNENFTLTSMQMQQAVTAIAALFMPLIQTAVKDAVADVIAEQQREHDNRTYTRQEVAELLTITLPTLDKLVANGKLTSIRLGRRVVFPAKEVDAIVASGKSLKYVRKG from the coding sequence ATGAACGAAAATTTTACTCTCACTTCAATGCAGATGCAACAGGCAGTAACGGCTATCGCAGCGTTATTTATGCCACTAATTCAGACAGCGGTAAAAGATGCAGTAGCCGATGTTATTGCTGAACAGCAGCGTGAACACGACAACCGTACTTATACCCGGCAAGAAGTTGCGGAGCTGTTGACAATTACTTTACCCACGCTGGATAAATTGGTAGCCAATGGAAAACTTACTTCAATTCGCTTAGGCAGAAGAGTAGTTTTTCCAGCCAAAGAAGTAGATGCCATTGTGGCAAGTGGTAAATCTCTTAAATACGTAAGAAAGGGCTAA
- the feoB gene encoding ferrous iron transport protein B, whose protein sequence is MRLSELKTGEKGVIVKVLGHGGFRKRIVEMGFIKGKTVEVLLNAPLKDPIKYKVLDYEISLRRQEADMIEIISEQEARQHIKESDYHPGLLEGIRAEGNKLKQVALGKRRTINVALVGNPNCGKTTLFNLASGAHEHVGNYSGVTVDAKEGYFDFQGYHFKIVDLPGTYSLSAYTPEEIYVRRHIIEETPDVIVNVVDSSNLERNLYLTTQLIDMNVRMVVALNMYDELEASGNDLDYLKLGQLFGVPMVPTVSRKGQGIDQLFHVIIGIYEGGDFLDQKGEIRSEILKDLRDWHKTYVPDHEFGSHKEENDHPRGFYRHIHINHGPDLEKAIDAVKEAISRNEFIRHKYSTRYLSIKLLENDPDVEQFIRTLPNGETVVAIRDKVAKRIQSTLNEDSESAITDAKYGFISGALKETFTNNHQEKEQITKVLDTIVTHRIWGYPIFFLFMYIMFEGTFVIGEYPMMGIEWLVEAFGNLIRDNMSEGPLKDMLVDGIIGGVGGVIVFLPNILILYFFISLMEDSGYMARAAFIMDKIMHKMGLHGKSFIPLIMGFGCNVPAIMASRTIENRKSRLITMLVNPLMSCSARLPIYLLLVGAFFPNNGSFVLLIIYAIGILLAVLLARLFSKFLVKGDDTPFVMELPPYRMPTSKSILRHTWEKGAQYLRKMGGIIMIASIIIWFLGYYPNHKDYATVAEQQENSYIGQVGKAIEPVIKPLGFDWKLGIGLISGVGAKELVVSTLGVLYTNDADADSVSLAERIPITPFVAFCYMLFVLIYFPCIATLVAIKQESGSWKWALFTAGYTTVLAWALTFAVYQIGGLFL, encoded by the coding sequence ATGCGTTTGTCCGAATTGAAAACAGGAGAGAAGGGCGTTATTGTTAAAGTACTTGGCCATGGAGGCTTTCGTAAGCGTATTGTGGAAATGGGTTTTATCAAAGGTAAAACTGTAGAAGTACTGCTGAACGCACCTCTCAAAGATCCCATTAAGTATAAAGTATTAGATTATGAAATTTCACTCCGTCGGCAAGAGGCCGATATGATTGAAATAATTAGTGAACAGGAAGCAAGGCAACACATTAAAGAATCTGATTATCATCCTGGTTTGCTTGAAGGTATCCGTGCTGAAGGAAATAAATTGAAACAAGTTGCCCTTGGAAAACGCAGAACGATCAATGTCGCGTTGGTTGGTAATCCCAATTGTGGGAAAACTACACTTTTCAATCTGGCTTCAGGGGCGCATGAGCATGTTGGTAATTACAGCGGTGTTACCGTAGATGCCAAAGAAGGATATTTTGATTTTCAAGGTTATCATTTTAAAATAGTCGATTTACCGGGTACATATTCTCTTTCTGCATACACTCCGGAGGAAATCTATGTTCGCAGACATATTATCGAGGAGACACCGGATGTAATTGTGAATGTTGTTGATTCTTCCAATCTTGAACGTAATCTTTATTTGACCACACAACTGATTGACATGAATGTGCGCATGGTGGTGGCTCTGAATATGTACGATGAGCTGGAAGCTAGTGGGAATGATTTGGATTACTTGAAACTTGGTCAGTTATTTGGAGTTCCGATGGTGCCGACGGTCAGTCGCAAAGGACAAGGAATCGATCAACTATTTCATGTCATTATCGGTATCTATGAAGGGGGAGATTTCTTGGATCAAAAAGGTGAAATTCGTTCAGAAATATTAAAAGATCTGAGAGATTGGCACAAAACTTATGTTCCGGATCATGAATTCGGTAGCCATAAGGAGGAAAACGATCATCCTCGTGGATTTTATCGTCATATACATATCAATCATGGACCTGATTTGGAAAAGGCGATTGATGCAGTGAAAGAGGCGATATCTAGAAATGAGTTTATAAGACATAAATATTCTACTCGTTATCTTTCAATAAAACTGTTGGAAAATGATCCTGATGTGGAGCAGTTCATTAGGACATTGCCTAACGGGGAAACTGTGGTTGCTATTCGTGATAAAGTGGCCAAACGTATACAAAGTACGTTGAATGAAGATAGTGAATCGGCTATAACGGATGCGAAATATGGTTTTATTAGTGGCGCTTTGAAAGAAACCTTTACAAACAATCATCAGGAGAAGGAGCAAATAACCAAAGTGCTTGATACGATTGTAACGCATCGTATCTGGGGATATCCTATTTTCTTTCTTTTTATGTATATCATGTTTGAAGGGACCTTTGTGATTGGTGAATATCCGATGATGGGTATTGAATGGTTGGTAGAAGCGTTTGGTAATCTTATCCGGGACAATATGAGTGAGGGGCCATTGAAGGATATGTTGGTGGATGGAATTATTGGTGGAGTAGGGGGAGTTATTGTATTTCTTCCTAATATCCTCATACTATATTTTTTCATTTCATTGATGGAAGATTCTGGTTATATGGCGCGTGCCGCTTTTATTATGGATAAGATTATGCATAAAATGGGTCTTCATGGTAAATCGTTTATTCCTTTGATAATGGGATTTGGATGTAACGTACCTGCTATAATGGCTTCGCGTACCATTGAAAACCGGAAAAGTCGGCTTATTACGATGCTTGTCAATCCTTTAATGTCGTGTAGTGCGCGTTTGCCTATCTATTTACTTTTGGTAGGAGCATTTTTCCCGAATAATGGTAGTTTTGTGTTATTGATAATTTACGCCATTGGCATTTTGCTGGCAGTGTTATTGGCGCGTCTGTTCAGTAAGTTTTTGGTGAAGGGGGATGATACTCCTTTTGTAATGGAGCTACCGCCTTATCGAATGCCTACATCGAAATCTATTTTACGCCACACCTGGGAAAAAGGGGCGCAATATCTGCGCAAGATGGGTGGAATAATAATGATTGCATCTATTATTATTTGGTTTTTAGGCTATTACCCCAATCATAAGGACTATGCAACCGTAGCAGAGCAACAGGAAAACTCATATATCGGGCAAGTTGGAAAAGCAATTGAACCTGTTATCAAGCCGTTAGGTTTTGATTGGAAACTCGGTATCGGTTTGATTTCTGGAGTAGGTGCTAAAGAGTTGGTAGTAAGTACACTTGGTGTATTGTATACGAATGATGCTGATGCAGACTCGGTAAGTTTGGCAGAGAGAATACCGATAACCCCGTTTGTTGCATTTTGTTATATGCTTTTTGTCTTGATTTATTTTCCATGTATTGCAACGTTGGTGGCTATCAAACAGGAATCCGGAAGTTGGAAATGGGCACTTTTCACTGCGGGGTATACAACCGTTCTGGCATGGGCGTTAACTTTTGCTGTTTATCAGATAGGAGGATTATTTTTATGA
- a CDS encoding helix-turn-helix domain-containing protein: protein MNRIKDILKEKGITINELAETMGLNRVTLSTQINGTANITSYEKIATALDVPMWQLFASPAEVTKEAKGETCPYCGKPITIKTTIEKA, encoded by the coding sequence ATGAATAGAATTAAAGACATTCTCAAAGAGAAGGGAATTACAATTAATGAACTTGCCGAAACAATGGGTTTAAATAGAGTTACACTATCCACCCAAATAAACGGAACGGCAAACATAACATCGTATGAAAAAATAGCCACCGCCTTAGATGTTCCTATGTGGCAACTCTTTGCATCACCGGCAGAAGTGACAAAAGAAGCCAAGGGCGAAACCTGCCCTTATTGCGGTAAACCGATAACCATCAAGACAACAATAGAAAAGGCGTGA
- a CDS encoding DUF6371 domain-containing protein, whose amino-acid sequence MDNFRYILQPYRRSSDRHICPSCGHKGEFSFYIDRETGQPLHPSVGKCNREQKCGYHYRPSEFFKDNPDARPKDDWKPDYVMPMPQQEAKITYLPSSFLIVDNQRSRNNLFRFIAGKFGIDRATSVFDAYNVGTSKHWRNNDGVATSFPQIDHKGRLCQIKVMAYNPTTGKRLKKQDYAEYWNFARKEYVGDNRPQDKIWFAGKTLLNNYDAHLRQTFFGCHLIPNASRIGVVESEKTSLICSILMPEITWIATGGCQGCKWTEPAVFQPLIGKRVVLYPDSGMLAKWEDKASILRNGGVNVSVSRICEGLADNTDVADVLLEKKMPVEKPPTIGDICQWMSELNIPRGRITFNI is encoded by the coding sequence ATGGATAACTTTAGATATATTCTTCAACCATACAGACGTAGCAGTGACAGGCACATATGCCCTTCATGCGGTCACAAAGGAGAGTTCTCTTTTTACATAGACAGAGAAACAGGACAACCGCTTCACCCATCAGTAGGAAAATGTAACCGTGAGCAAAAATGCGGCTATCATTACAGACCATCCGAATTTTTCAAAGACAACCCGGATGCACGACCAAAGGACGACTGGAAACCAGACTATGTAATGCCAATGCCTCAGCAAGAAGCAAAGATTACATACCTGCCCAGTTCTTTTTTGATAGTTGACAACCAGCGTTCCCGAAACAACCTTTTTCGTTTTATTGCCGGAAAGTTCGGGATAGATAGAGCTACTTCTGTTTTTGATGCTTATAATGTCGGCACGTCTAAACATTGGCGCAATAATGATGGTGTCGCAACATCATTTCCCCAAATAGACCACAAAGGACGGTTGTGCCAAATTAAAGTCATGGCATACAACCCAACAACCGGGAAACGACTGAAAAAGCAGGATTATGCAGAATATTGGAATTTCGCCCGAAAGGAGTATGTAGGCGACAACAGGCCGCAGGATAAAATTTGGTTTGCAGGGAAAACACTATTAAACAACTATGATGCCCATTTAAGACAAACATTTTTCGGATGCCATCTTATTCCAAACGCTTCACGTATCGGGGTTGTGGAGAGTGAAAAAACAAGTCTGATATGTTCCATTTTGATGCCGGAGATAACTTGGATAGCAACAGGAGGATGCCAAGGATGTAAATGGACTGAGCCAGCCGTTTTTCAACCATTAATCGGCAAACGGGTAGTTCTTTACCCCGATAGTGGAATGCTGGCAAAATGGGAAGATAAAGCATCAATTTTACGCAATGGTGGTGTGAATGTTTCCGTAAGCCGGATATGTGAAGGATTGGCAGACAATACCGATGTGGCAGATGTTCTTTTGGAAAAGAAAATGCCAGTGGAAAAACCGCCCACGATAGGCGATATTTGTCAATGGATGAGCGAATTAAATATACCGAGAGGACGTATTACTTTTAATATTTGA
- a CDS encoding SH3 beta-barrel fold-containing protein, translating into MSTQFKSLMREVMRMAWQMVKKNGYSMSEALKTAWMNIKLKAAMKERIVKFYFQKVDGSIREAYGTLKESLLPENKGTDNRKKSETVQVYFDTEKSEYRCYKVANLVKIA; encoded by the coding sequence ATGAGTACACAATTTAAAAGCCTGATGCGTGAAGTTATGCGCATGGCTTGGCAGATGGTCAAGAAGAACGGTTATTCAATGAGTGAAGCCCTTAAAACGGCTTGGATGAACATCAAACTCAAAGCAGCCATGAAAGAAAGAATAGTTAAATTCTACTTTCAAAAGGTGGACGGCTCGATACGTGAGGCTTACGGAACACTGAAAGAAAGTTTGCTACCCGAAAACAAGGGCACGGACAACCGAAAAAAGAGTGAGACGGTACAAGTGTACTTCGATACGGAGAAAAGCGAATACAGGTGCTACAAAGTGGCAAACCTCGTAAAGATAGCATAA
- a CDS encoding AAA family ATPase: protein MRYNLKEEPQENAEVINRITREFDERAQDDADRKIVRASDLLKRKVQEIPMLFAPVFPRKGVALFAGTSDAGKSMLLRNMAISVATGRDFLGWKFKGVHRSCIFVATEDDEDATSYLLGKHEERYGDAADDLEKLRFLFDSENIVSELDKELTLEPADLVIIDAYSDVFDGKEQNNAAQTRTFINKFKNLAGKHDCLFLFLHHTGKRTEDLAPSKNNFLGSQSLEASVRLGIELRADRSNSDLRHFCIVKGNYLGSQYKQSSFVLKMDKSFTFTETGDRVPFEDLALPNTGKNQPKGKHPEDYTKEQHLSFLRDAVQYPVSKNKMTSAIQERFGVSDQPARKFVDYYIEKEFLKAIEGGTYPVYQINEGELPF from the coding sequence ATGAGATATAATTTAAAAGAAGAACCGCAAGAAAATGCCGAAGTTATCAATCGGATAACAAGAGAATTTGACGAAAGGGCGCAAGATGATGCAGATCGTAAAATTGTGCGAGCATCCGATTTGCTGAAAAGGAAGGTACAAGAAATCCCGATGCTATTCGCCCCTGTTTTCCCACGAAAAGGAGTAGCCTTGTTTGCTGGAACATCTGATGCCGGAAAGTCTATGCTGCTTCGGAATATGGCTATCTCAGTGGCCACAGGACGAGATTTTTTGGGATGGAAATTCAAAGGTGTACACCGTTCTTGTATATTTGTCGCAACAGAAGATGATGAAGATGCTACATCTTATTTACTTGGTAAGCATGAAGAAAGGTATGGAGATGCTGCCGATGATTTGGAAAAACTTCGCTTTCTGTTTGATAGTGAAAACATAGTATCGGAACTTGACAAGGAACTAACGTTAGAACCTGCCGACCTTGTTATTATTGATGCCTATTCAGATGTATTTGACGGAAAGGAGCAAAACAACGCAGCGCAGACCCGTACCTTTATCAATAAGTTCAAGAACCTTGCAGGAAAGCACGACTGCTTGTTTCTGTTCCTTCACCACACTGGAAAGAGAACGGAAGACCTTGCACCTTCAAAAAACAATTTCCTTGGAAGCCAGTCCCTTGAAGCATCCGTTCGATTGGGTATAGAATTACGAGCAGACCGTAGCAATTCCGATTTACGTCATTTTTGCATCGTAAAAGGTAACTACCTCGGGAGCCAGTACAAACAATCCTCATTTGTCCTCAAAATGGATAAGAGCTTTACATTTACAGAAACGGGTGACAGAGTACCGTTTGAAGATTTGGCTTTGCCGAATACAGGGAAAAATCAGCCAAAAGGGAAACACCCGGAGGACTACACAAAGGAACAGCACCTTTCCTTTTTACGGGATGCAGTCCAATATCCAGTATCAAAAAATAAAATGACGAGTGCCATACAGGAGCGTTTCGGTGTCAGCGACCAACCTGCACGGAAATTCGTTGATTATTATATTGAAAAGGAGTTCTTGAAAGCAATAGAAGGTGGAACTTATCCAGTATATCAAATAAATGAAGGGGAACTTCCTTTTTGA
- a CDS encoding TlpA family protein disulfide reductase: MKKNFFYGCSLALVAISFMACTGQRKQNNDTVLEKDSIEVKMEENNVKKADSTGYIVKVGEMAPDFTVTLTDGETITLSSLRGKVVMLQFTASWCGVCRKEMPFIEKDIWLKHRNNPDFVLIGIDRDEPLDKVLAFAKSTGVTYPLGLDPGADIFAKYALRDSGITRNVLIGADGKISMLTRLYNEKEFTLLVQKIDEMLKK, encoded by the coding sequence ATGAAAAAGAATTTTTTTTATGGATGTTCATTGGCTTTGGTAGCTATAAGTTTCATGGCTTGTACCGGACAGAGAAAACAGAACAATGATACAGTTCTCGAGAAAGATAGTATTGAAGTGAAAATGGAAGAAAATAATGTAAAGAAGGCAGATAGTACCGGCTATATTGTAAAAGTTGGTGAAATGGCGCCTGATTTTACGGTTACTCTTACCGATGGTGAAACTATCACTCTTTCTTCCCTCCGTGGCAAAGTAGTGATGTTGCAGTTTACTGCCAGTTGGTGTGGCGTTTGCCGAAAAGAAATGCCTTTTATAGAAAAAGATATTTGGCTGAAACATAGGAATAATCCTGATTTTGTGTTAATTGGTATTGATCGAGACGAACCGTTGGATAAAGTACTTGCTTTTGCCAAATCTACTGGAGTCACTTATCCGTTAGGACTTGATCCGGGTGCCGACATTTTTGCTAAATACGCTCTGCGTGATTCGGGAATTACACGAAATGTATTGATCGGAGCAGATGGTAAAATTAGTATGTTGACGCGCCTTTATAATGAAAAAGAATTCACATTGTTAGTGCAGAAAATCGATGAAATGTTGAAAAAATAA
- a CDS encoding DUF2442 domain-containing protein, whose amino-acid sequence MILLVESAEYMGNYTLICTFSNGERRKVDLTPLLKYPAFEELKDESEFERYGVDGTVFWANGADIAPEYLFENGTPC is encoded by the coding sequence GTGATACTATTAGTAGAATCGGCTGAATACATGGGCAACTATACGCTTATATGCACATTCAGTAACGGAGAAAGAAGAAAGGTAGATTTAACACCGCTCTTAAAATACCCGGCTTTTGAGGAGCTGAAAGACGAAAGCGAGTTTGAGCGTTACGGGGTGGATGGCACGGTTTTTTGGGCGAACGGTGCGGACATTGCCCCCGAATACCTGTTTGAGAACGGCACACCATGTTAG
- a CDS encoding VOC family protein has translation MEIKSRFDHFNINVTNLERSISFYEKALGLKEHHRKEAEDGSFILVYLTDNTTGFLLELTWLRDHTEAYELGENESHLCFRVAGDYDAIREYHKEMNCVCFENTAMGLYFINDPDDYWIEILPLVRNE, from the coding sequence ATGGAAATAAAAAGCAGATTCGATCATTTCAACATCAACGTAACTAATCTGGAGCGAAGTATCTCCTTTTATGAAAAAGCGCTCGGATTGAAAGAGCATCATCGCAAAGAAGCCGAAGATGGTTCATTTATATTAGTCTATCTCACAGACAATACTACCGGCTTCCTTTTGGAACTTACGTGGTTGAGAGATCATACAGAAGCCTATGAATTAGGTGAAAATGAAAGTCACCTATGTTTTCGCGTTGCCGGAGATTATGATGCCATTCGCGAGTATCATAAGGAAATGAACTGCGTTTGTTTTGAAAACACCGCTATGGGACTATACTTTATCAATGATCCGGATGATTATTGGATAGAAATACTTCCTTTAGTGAGAAATGAATAG